A stretch of Allostreptomyces psammosilenae DNA encodes these proteins:
- the hemW gene encoding radical SAM family heme chaperone HemW — translation MPSALPDGEPVPTDGALPAPALAELGERPFGFYLHVPYCATRCGYCDFNTYTAAELRGRGGALASRENYAATLVEEVRLARRVLSQGPRGAVDLPVRTVFVGGGTPTLLPAADLARMLTAIRDEFGLADDAEVTTEANPDSVDAGYLAALREAGFNRVSFGMQSARPHVLRVLERTHTPGRPEWCVAQARAAGFEHVNLDLIYGTPGESDDDWRASLEAALGAGPDHVSAYALIVEEGTRLAARIRRGELPMTDDDEHADRYLIADELLSAAGLDWYEVSNWAASPEARCRHNELYWTGADWWGAGPGAHSHVGGVRWWNVKHPAAYAERLAADASPGHGRELLTPEDRRVERILLELRLRSGCPLDLLRPDGRLAAERALADGLLQEEPWKEGRAVLTLRGRLLADALVRDLVD, via the coding sequence ATGCCCTCCGCACTTCCCGACGGCGAGCCGGTGCCCACCGACGGCGCGCTGCCCGCCCCGGCCCTCGCCGAGCTCGGCGAGCGGCCGTTCGGCTTCTACCTGCACGTCCCCTACTGCGCCACCCGCTGCGGCTACTGCGACTTCAACACCTACACCGCCGCCGAGCTGCGCGGGCGCGGCGGCGCCCTGGCCTCCCGGGAGAACTACGCGGCCACCCTGGTCGAGGAGGTGCGGCTGGCCCGCCGGGTGCTCTCCCAGGGCCCGCGCGGGGCCGTGGACCTGCCGGTGCGCACCGTGTTCGTCGGCGGCGGCACGCCCACCCTGCTGCCCGCCGCCGACCTCGCCCGGATGCTGACCGCCATCCGCGACGAGTTCGGCCTCGCCGACGACGCCGAGGTCACCACCGAGGCCAACCCCGACTCGGTGGACGCCGGCTACCTCGCCGCGCTGCGCGAGGCCGGCTTCAACCGCGTCTCCTTCGGCATGCAGTCCGCCCGCCCCCACGTGCTGCGCGTCCTGGAGCGCACCCACACCCCCGGGCGGCCCGAGTGGTGCGTCGCCCAGGCCCGCGCCGCCGGTTTCGAGCACGTCAACCTGGACCTCATCTACGGCACCCCGGGCGAGAGCGACGACGACTGGCGGGCCTCCCTGGAGGCGGCGCTCGGCGCCGGCCCGGACCACGTCTCCGCCTACGCCCTGATCGTCGAGGAGGGCACCCGGCTGGCCGCGCGCATCCGGCGCGGCGAACTGCCCATGACCGACGACGACGAGCACGCCGACCGCTACCTGATCGCCGACGAACTGCTCTCCGCCGCCGGACTGGACTGGTACGAGGTCTCCAACTGGGCCGCCTCGCCCGAGGCCCGCTGCCGCCACAACGAGCTGTACTGGACCGGCGCGGACTGGTGGGGCGCCGGGCCGGGCGCGCACAGCCACGTCGGCGGGGTCCGCTGGTGGAACGTCAAACACCCCGCCGCCTACGCCGAGCGGCTCGCCGCCGACGCCTCCCCCGGCCACGGCCGCGAACTGCTCACCCCCGAGGACCGGCGCGTGGAGCGCATCCTGCTGGAGCTCCGGCTGCGCTCCGGCTGCCCGCTGGACCTGCTGCGCCCCGACGGCCGGCTGGCCGCCGAACGGGCCCTCGCCGACGGCCTGCTGCAGGAGGAACCGTGGAAGGAGGGGCGGGCCGTGCTCACC